The sequence ACCTGAAATTAAAAGGTAAGTTCTGCGTTCAGAAATGCTTCCTAATTCAGCCATGGCAATGCATAAAAAGTCCAAAGCTAGAGCTAAAGGTTGACCGTGAAAATTTCCACCACTTAAAATTTCGTCTTCTTCCTGGAAAATAGTAGGGTTATCGGTGACCGAATTTATTTCTGTTTCGAAAACACTTGTAACATAATTCACGGTGTCTTTAGTAGCGCCGTGCACTTGCGGCACACAACGGAAGGAGTAAGGATCCTGAACTTGTTCTTTGTGTTTTGTAATAATTTCGCTTCCTTCCAAATGCCTGCGAATAGCCTGAGCTGTTTGCAACTGACCAGAATGTGCACGAATGGTGTGCAAATGGTCTTTGAAAGGATCAATACGCGAATCAAAAGCATCAATAGATAAAGCAGTAATTACGTCGGCGGCTTTATTTAGTGTATGAGATTTTAACAGGCAATAAATTCCGTAAGCGCTCATGAATTGCGTACCGTTTAAAAGCGCAAGGCCTTCTTTAGATTTTAATTTAATGGCCTTGATATTTTTTTGCTCGAACACCGTGCGCGTGTCTACCTGCGAACCCTTATAATTTACTTTGCCCATTCCTAGAATAGGCAGACATAAATGCGCTAATGGAGCAAGATCTCCGCTGGCGCCTAAAGAACCTTGTTGGTAAACAACAGGGTAAATTTTATGATTGATCAGTTCACAGAGGTGTTCAACGGTTTCTAATTGAACGCCACTTTTGCCGTACGATAACGATTGAATTTTTAAGAATAACATCAGTTTCACAATCTCTTGTGGAACTTCTTCACCCATGCCGCATGCGTGACTCTTTACTAAATTCTCTTGTAACTGCTCGAGGTCTTTATCGGGAATAATAACATTACATAAAGAACCAAAACCAGTGTTGATGCCATATATAGGACCATCATTGCTTTTCATTTTATTGTCGAGATAGGCACGGCAATCACTAACGGCTTTTTTAGAAGCTGCAGACAGTTCAACAGTCGCGTCCTTATCTTTTAAAAAGTTGCTTAATTCTTCAAGCGTTAATCTTTTGGTATGATCAATTGTGAATGTCATGTAGTTCTGTTTTTATATAATGAATCATATCGGTAATATTTAGTTCTTTTTTGTTACCGGTAGTCATGTGTTTAATGGCGTATGCTCCTTTTTCTATTTCGTTGCTACCAACTGTGCACACAAAAGGAACATTTTTTTTATTGGCGTAGTCGAGTTGTTTACTTAATTTTTTTGTAAGATCAGGATAGATCTCGCACGAAATTTCATTCTTGCGCAGCTCTGCAGCTAAATGAATACAATGGTTCTGCGACTCTTCATCAAAGTGAGTAAAGAGCAGAGTAGTAGACGACGATTTTGAAATGCTTTCCGGAAACACATTCAGTTCTTCCATCACGTCGTAAATACGGTCTACCCCAAAAGAAATCCCCACACCACTCATGTTTGGCAATCCGAAAATTCCGGTAAGGTCATCGTAACGTCCACCGCCAAGAATACTTGGAGTAAAGGTTCCTGCGTTTGCTTTTACTTCAAAAATAGTACCTGTGTAATAATTTAAACCGCGGGCCAATGTTATATCGAGTTCAATATTGGCTTGTCCCTGCGGAATATTTTTCAATAAAAATTCAATTTCTTCAATCCCTTTTTTGCCTGCTTCATTGGATCCGACAAGTTTCCTTAGGACTTCGACTTTCTCAAGATTATTACCTTTAAAATCCAAAAGAGGCTGTAAAGTGGCAATAGCTGCAGCAGAAATTTCTTTTTCTGCCAATTCTTTGTTCACACCTTCTTTGCCGATTTTGTCAAGTTTGTCAATGGCAACTGTTATATCAATAATTTTGGAGGGCTCATTAATTACTTCCGCGAGGGCTGTTAAAATCTTACGGTTATTAAATTTTACAAGAACAGGGATTTGCAGTTCGTGAAAAGATTTTTCGATCAGGGCTATCAGATCAAGTTCGTTGATTAAAGAGTTAGAGCCGATCACATCCGCATCGCATTGATAGAATTCTCTATAGCGTCCTCTCTGAGGTTTATCTGCTCTCCACACGGGTTGTATCTGATATCTTTTGAAAGGAAAAACTAATTTACCTTGATTCATTACAACATATCTGGCGAACGGAACTGTTAGATCGTATCGCAAAGCCCTTTCGGTCAAAGCCTCCGAATTTCGGGGCGACTCAAGTGATAGGTCAAATTCTTGTTTGAGTAACTCTTTATTTTTGTGCTCGTGAATGCGCGAATTAAGAATTTTAAAGATAAGTTGATCCCCTTCCTCTCCATATTTTCCTGTGAGAGTACTTATATTCTCCATTGTGGGAGTCTCAATTGGCTCGTATCCAAACAGCTGAAAATTCTTGCGGAGAATCGAAAAAATGTATTGACGTTTTTGCATCTCTACAGGACCGAAATCCCTTGTTCCTTTTGGTATGGAAGGTTTCATAATGGCGTTTGGAAATATGGCGCAAACTTACTAAAAAGTATTGAGTAGTTAGTAGGGAGTATTAAGTATTGAATAGCGATATTAAGGGTAAGCAGGCAGTACCCACTACCTGATACCAACTACTTACTACCTTCAAGAAAAAAATTTCAAAACGCGATAGGGGTAAACACTATTAGTGTTGTCTCAACGTTAACAATTACAATTCGCCGACTTTACGATGCCATTTAAACCCTTTCAAAGCAAATTAGCCGCCTATTTTTACATAAAAGGTAAATATAGCGCATGGAAACTTGTGAGAGAATTTTAGTTTCCATAGTTTTGCCTGCGATTTTAAAACCCTTGAAATTAAAAACACTAAAATTTATGCGATTTAAATTAAGTTTCCTCTTTTTTCTGTTAACTATTGGGCTTTTTAGCCAGGAAAGTGCTACCATCAGCGGGTATATAAAAGATGCCAAAAATGGAGAGTCCCTCATAGGAGCAACCATCTCAAAGCAGGGGTCCAATGTTGGCGCTTCAGCAAATGAATACGGATTCTTCTCTTTAACGCTTCCAAAAGGGGAACATATAATCGCAGTTTCGATTATTGGTTATAGAACGTTTACGTTTTCTGTGAATCTTGATAAAAGCATCACTAAGACTTTTGAGTTAGAGGAAGAAGGAAAAGATCTTGATGAAGTTGAAATTACAGGTGAAGCCGCTGACAAAAACGTGAAGAGTGTTGAAATGGGTGTGGCTAAACTTGACATTAAGCAGATAAATAAAATTCCGGCTTTATTGGGCGAAGTGGATGTTATCAGGGCTATCCAATTATTGCCTGGTGTAACAACAGTAGGTGAGGGTGCCAGTGGATTTAATGTACGCGGGGGAAATATTGATCAGAATTTAATTTTGCTGGATGAAGCGCCGGTATATAACTCCTCGCACTTGTTCGGTTTTTTCTCTGTATTTAATCCGGATGCTGTAAAGGACGTGAAATTAATTAAAGGTGGAATTCCATCGCAATATGGTGGACGTGTATCCTCCATCTTAGATGTCCGTATGAAAGAAGGTAACAGCAAAAAACTCGCTGTGAATGGTGGCATCGGGACAATCTTCAGCCGCGTAAGTATTGAAGCGCCCATTATTAAAGACAAAGCAAGCTTTATTATTGCCGGTCGCCGCAGTTACATCGATGCTTTGGTAAAGCCTTTTTTAAAGAGCGGCAACGCCTTAAAGAACGCCGATTTTTACTTCTATGATCTTACAGCCAAATTTAATTGGCGTATTAATGAAAAGAATACCGTTTTCGCCAGCGGTTATTTAGGAAGAGACGTTTTTGGCGCTTCTGTTTTTGGATTTGATTGGGGAAATACTACAGCAACCACGCGCTGGAATCACATCTTCAATAAAAAATTATTTATGAATGCCACGGCCTTCTATAGTAACTACAGTTACAAGCTGGGTTTTACAGCCAGTAATGGTCAAGGGTTTAAATGGAAGAGCAACATTATTAACTACAGTGGTAAAACAGATTTTATCTACTACCTGAATTCCAGAAATACTATTCGTTTCGGTGCGCAGGCTCTTGCATACGACTTCTTGCCTTTTGATGCAACAGGTACTTTTGAAAACGGTACCGTTAAATTTCTTTCTGATAAACGTTACGGTGTAGAGTATTCGGCATACATAGGTAACGAACAAAAAATCACCCAAAAACTTACCGTTGAATATGGTTTAAGAGTAAGTATGTATACTTACATCGGGAAAGGAAAAGCTTATTATTTCAGAGATACTACCGAGAACACAGCTTTGCCATTGGATGATTCAAAAGACTTCTCCGCAGGAGAACTGATAAAAAAATATATTAATCCTGAACCACGTATTTCTGCAAATTATGTGTTAACAAAATCCAGTTCGGTAAAAGCGAGTTATAACCGCATGGCGCAATACATTCAGTTAATTAGTAACACTGCGGCAAGTACTCCTTTAGATGTTTACACAATTGCTTCAAACAATCTTAAACCCTTAACGGCAGACCAGGTGAGCGTAGGCTATTTCAGGAATTTTAAAGACAATATGTTTGAGACCTCTGTGGAGGTTTATTATAAATACCTGAAAAATCAGCTGGACTACATTGATAATGCCGATTTATTTATCAATTCTACCGTTGAGAACCAATTACTGCAAGGTTTGGGAAGAGCTTATGGAGCTGAGTTTTACGTAAAAAAATCGAAAGGTAAATTTCAAGGGTGGGTTAGTTACACCCTAAGCAAAACAGAACGTCTTGTGAGAGGCATCAGCAATAACGAATGGTTCTACAGCAGGTACGACAGAACGCACGTATTAAATACAAGTGTAAACTACGATTTATTTAAACGCTGGAATATTTCTGCCAATTTTGTGTTCTTGTCTGGTGTACCGGGAACCTTCCCAAATTCAAAAATTCAGATTCAGACTTTAAACATTCCTTATAACACAGATGGTATTCGTAATAATTACCGAATCACTCCGTATCACCGTCTTGACCTTGGGGCAACTTACACATTTAAGAAAAACGAGACACGCCGTTACAAACAAACACTTGTATTTAGCTGTTACAATGTTTACAACAGAAGAAATGCATTCAGTATTTATTTCCGTACAAAATCAGGTGAACCTCAGCAAACAGAAGCAGTTCGCTATTCTATCATCGGAACTTTTGTGCCGGCAGTAACTTATAATTTTAATTTCTAGAGTCTTAAAAATATTACAATGAAAACACTATTTAAATTTTTCTTTTTTTTCACCGGCGTTCTATTTCTTTCTTCGTGTGAAGATGTGGTGCAAATTAAATTGGACGAAGGTTCTAAGCTATATGTGATCGATGCTTTTGTGAATGATCTTCCCGGCAAACAAACTATCCGGGTGCTTACTAACGATAATTATTTTAGTAACCGTGAAGCGCCTCCTGTTGCAGGTGCTAACGTGCTTCTGAAGGACCTTACCGACGGTTCTCAATATGTTTTTACCGATGCCGGTAATGGCAATTATGTGTACAACGTTGGTGCATCTGAAGTGATGTCTAAAAGAGATCATCAGTATGAATTGAATGTTAGTATAGACGGTACAACATACACATCGCTTACAACACAAAAACGTACAGCGGTAATTGACAGTATTAGCGCAGAGTATGACGATGGCACAAGTGGTTTTGGCTCTGCCCAACCTGCCTATTTTTGCGGACTTTGGGCAAAAGATAAAGTAGACGCCAACGTAGATTATTACTGGATTAAAACATCACGTAATGATACTTTGTTTGATGACATAAATATTTGCATCGATGGCACAGGCGGTCCGGTTACTGATGCCTCTTTCGATTCTACGTACTTTACACCTCCTGCAACTTTTTTAGGTTTCAGATCTTATCAAAGCGGTAATACCTGTAAAGTAGAAGTTCACTCTATCGCGCGTGAGACTTACTATTTTTTTGTGCAGGCCCAGGCTCAGATCAATAACGGCGGACTTTTTGCAACAACACCCGAAAATGTGAAAACGAATATAGTAACTCCTGCTGACGCGAAAACGAAAGCGGTCGGTTGGTTTAATATGGCGTCTGTAGCAACAAAAACAAAAGTTATTCCCTAGAAAGTTTAATTAAAAGTAAACCCGGATTTCAATTTAGAATTCCGGGTTTTTCGTTTCATAGATCCGGGTACTAAAATACACGAGCTTACGTTATTAATTAATACATTAGTAGTAAATGCGGAAGCTGAAATTGAGTATCTGTTTATTTTTAATTGTCATTTTTTCTACAGAATGCACTGATGTGGTGCAAATTAAGCTCGATGAGGGCTCTGAACTGGTTGTTATTGATGCTTTTCTTGAAAGCCAATACGACCTTCAGTCGATTTTTATACATAAGAACTCGACTTATTTTAATACGCAAAAACCAGAACCGATAGTCAATGCAAAAGTAACGCTTCACGACCTTACAGCAAATATATCATACAAAGGCTACTATGCCAGGGATGACAGATACGAGTTGAGTGCTGAAAAAAAATCTTTTGTCGTAGGTCATCAGTATAAACTTGAAGTAGAAATAGATGGGGTTGTATACAGCGCTCTTACCACTCAGCCGAGGGCTGCAAAAATTGATAGTATTGAAGCAACTTATTACGACAAAGACCAATTTACGGGACAGTCGACTTATCCCTACTATATGTGCACTCTGTGGGCAAAAGATAAAGTAGATGAATTTCCTGATTACTACTGGATAAAAACCGACAATGACACAAGTTTCAATCTCTGCATTGACGGAAGCGGAGGCATAGTTAAGAATGTTGAACAAGATTCACTAAATTTTACACCTCCCTATAGTTTACTGGGCTTTAAAATGTACAGGCCAGGCACCGGTTGTGCTGCATCGATAAATGCTATCACGCGCGATACTTATAATTTTCTGATTCAAGCCCAGGCTCAAATTAATAACGGCGGTTTGTTTGCCACAACTCCTGAAAATGTAAAAACAAATTTCGTTACACCAGCCGGCGCAAAAACCAAGGCTGTAGGTTGGTTTAGTATTGCCAATGTAGATAAGTTAGTCAGAACAATCCCATATTAAACAATAAGACTTATGTCTTTCGAATGGTTTGGATTTTATAGTCTACAACATTTAATTCTGTGTTGCAGAAAAAATGTTCATCGGCAATGGCATTGGAGCAAACAACAACCGTTCGGTTTACCGTATATCCTGCTATTAAATCTTTGTACCACTGAATAGCATTTTTATCAAGATTAGAAATGGGTTCGTCCAGCAACAAAATCGGGGTATCTGCCAGTATAGCAAGACCAAGTTTTAAGCGCTGTTTCATACCGCTTGAAAATTGCCTGATAAATTTATTTTTGGCCGACTGCAGCTGAATTAACTCTATAACTTCATTAGAAGAAATGCTATTTAAAAAAGGTTTAAATAGCCTTGTGTGCTCGATCATTTCAAGCAGGGTAAAGTCTTCTATCAATTGTAAATACGGTGATGCAAACGAAATATAATTCCTGAGTTTATCAGGATTAATTTTATGATTGTCATTTCCATGAGCCCGTCCCGTCCCTATAGCAATAGGAGATCTTTCGGCATCATTTCGAGCGGAGTCGTTGTCGTGTCGAAGTGAGTCGATGTCATTTCGAAGGGAGTCGTTGTCGTGTCGAAGGGAGTCGATGTCATTTCGAGCGTAGTCGATGTCATTTCGAGCGTAGTCGATGTCATTTCGAGCGTAGTCGAGAAAAACCTCAACCCTCCCTTCATTCGGCGTCACAAAGCCGCTAATAACCTGCAGTAGCGTCGATTTTCCAGAACCATTTCCTCCAAGAATTAAAAGTTTTTGGTTGGGAACAATTTCGTAAGAGAGTTTTCTGAAGACCCACTCCTTACCAAATTTTTTACCAAGATTATTTAAAGTGATTGTGGGAGTCAAAATAGTCTATATTAAAGTTTATAGTCTATAGTAGAACAAGCTTTTGTTTTGTAACAAATCCCATAATTTGAGTATCAAATTCCTTTAATGATACCATCTGTCTGTTTGCGGATAAAGTCAACAATCTCGCGACGTGTTTCAGTGTCCGGAATTTCATTCTCAACAATTTCAAGAGCATTGGATACATTGTGTCCGCGTACAAAGATGATCCGGTAGATATCTTCTATTTGTTTGATTTTTTCTTTATCAAAACCTCTGCGCGCTAAACCAATAGTATTCACCCCGATAAATTGAAGAGGTTCGCGGGCAACACGAATGTATGGAGGAATGCTTTTACGAACTAAAGAAGCACCTGCTACAAAAGAGTGCGCGCCAATATTTACGAATTGCTGTGCGGCAACTACTCCTTCGATAATAACATAATCTTCAACCGTAATATGTCCGGCCAGGCTTCCATTGTTTGCAATGATCACATTATTCCCAATCGCACAATCGTGACCCAGATGCGTATAACACATGATCAGGCAGTTGTCGCCGATCTTGGTTGTCATACGGTCTGCCGTACCTTTGTGTATAGTGGCGTATTCGCGTATGGTGGTGTTTTTTCCAATAACCGTATTCGATTTTTCGCCTTTGTATTTTAGATCCTGGCTAACAATACCAATAACAGCGCCCGGAAAAATTTTGCAGCCTTCACCAATCACCGTGTCAGGATAAATAACTGCATTGGGGTGAATAAAACAATTGTCTCCAATTTCAACATCATGATAGATTGTAGCAAAAGCCTCAATCGTAACATTCTTGCCTATTTTGGCTTTCGGACTTACATTTGCAAGTGGTGATATCATAGATGTTAAGCTAATTGTGGTTCAGATTTTTTAACCTCGTGTCCTTTCACCTTAACGATCTGCGCCATCATTTCGCCTTCCATTACAGGTTTGTTATTAACGTAAGCTACACCACGCATGTGACAAATTCCGCGACGAATAGGGGTAACAAGATTTAAACTAAACACAACTGTATCTCCTGGAATTACCATCTTCTTAAATTTAACCCCATCAATTTTCATGAAGTAAGTGAGGTAATTTTCAGGATCAGGAACCGTTTTTAAAACGAGTACACCACCACACTGCGCCATTGCCTCAATAAGCATAACACCTGGCATTACCGGATTATCAGGGAAGTGTCCTTTAAAAAATTCTTCATTTAAAGTAACATTTTTCACACCGATTACATGGTTATCAGAAACTTCCATGATTTTATCTATCAGCAACATCGGTTGACGGTGAGGTAATAATTTCATGATGTCCATAATATTCAAAACAGGAGTAGCGTTCAAATCCACTTTCGGATAATCTTTTTCTGCTTTCTGTTTTTTAGCAAGTGCTTTTAATTTTTTTGCAAAGTCTACGTTGCCAGCGTGCCCAGGACGGCCAGCCAGTACGTGAATTTTCATAGGTCTGCCCACCAAAGCCAGATCACCCACTATATCCAACAGTTTGTGTCTCGCCGGTTCGTTGAAGAAACGCAGCTTTGTATTATTTAAAACACCGTGCCCTTTTACTTCTACGTCCGGCTTATTAAATACTTTACGAAGATGATCTAATTTATCTTTCGGAAGTTCGCTATCTACCAAAACAATGGCATTATCCAAATCTCCACCCTTAATTAAATTATGCGCTAGAAGAGCTTCTAACTCTCTTAAGAAAACGAAAGTACGGCAAGATGCAATTTCATTTTTAAACTCTCCGAGATTATACATGGACGCATGTTGTGTGCCCAAAACTTCGCTGCCGTAATCCACCATCACCGTTACACGAAATTCATCCTGCGGCACAGCAAGCATCTCTACTTTTTTAATGGGATCTTCAAAAGTTAAATTTTCAGTCAGTTCAAAATAATCACGTTCGGCTTCCTGCTCAACAATACCCGCTTCTTCAAGCACTTCAATAAATTTTAAAGCGCTTCCATCCATAATCGGCATTTCGGGACCAGTTACCTGGATCAAACAATTATCAATACCTAAGCCAACCAAAGCTGCAAGTACATGTTCAGTAGTATGAACACGAACCCCGTTTTTTTCAAGTGTAGTACCACGCGAAGTATCCACTACCAGATCAGCATCCGCTTCAATAACAGGATGACCTTCCAGATCAACACGTTGAAATTTAAACCAATGATTTTCTTCTGCTGGATTAAAAGTAAGGGTAACGGGTTTACCGGTATGTAAGCCAACTCCTGATACAGAAATAGCTTTTTTTATGGTTCTTTGTTTATCGCTCATGTGGAATCAATTAATTTTTAAAGATACTAAAAATCAACACATCAGAAGTAAAAAATCTTAGTCGAAAACCAAATAGGGCAGCAGTTTCTGGTAAATAGCAGGGTCGTTTATAATGTCTTTTAAATTTACCGGATTGATAGTTGTTTTTCTTCTCCAGTCGAAGATTGTTTTTGTGGTTTCGTAAGTTAAATAAGGATGTTTATTAATTAGTTTGAAATCGTCTTTGTTGAGATTTAGTTTCTTAACGCTTTTTGCATCCACTGTAAAAGTGTTTTTAATTTTTTCGTAAAGCTCTTCGCTTAAACCATAAACTTCTTTTAATTGCTCCACCGAAACATAACCTCCCAACATAGTTCTGTACTTAAGAATGCGTTTTGCATACACGGAGCCAATGCCATTTACAGAAATCAAACCTAAACTGTCGGCGGAGTTTAATTCGATTTTTGAACTTATAGACGTAGAAGCGGCCACGGCAGCATGAGTAGGATAAGACTTTTCAGGGCCGGTAGTTTTTTCAGGAACTTCTTTTTTGCCAGGAACGGAGTTAGCGATTAAAACATAAGGCTCTAATTGCGCGTATTGAGTTGAGGAAATACCATAGACTTTTTGAAGATCTGTTTTGTCTTTAAAAACAAAGCCTTTAGTTCTGAATTTTAAAAAAATCTGGGCGGTTTTTTCTTTTAATCCGAGTTGAAGGAGTTGTTCGAAAGAAACTGTGTTGGGATCAAAGACAAAGAGACGAAGTAATTTTAATTCTTTTTTATACTCCCGTTTTTCAAATTTTTCTGAAGTGGAATAAGAACTGTCTAATTTTTTTTCAATAAGCGGCAAATTAAGCAGCACAATGGGATCGGGCTTAATTAAGAGGGGGTACACTAAACGAATTACCAACAACAAAACACTTATTAAAATGAGAACAAACAAGCCATTACGTTGCTGTTTTGTGAACCCGAAATAATTATTCAGGAAGCTTTTGATCATTTTTACCTTTATTAAAAAAATAATAAACAGGAATGCCAATAGCCATAATGGCAAGACCTAAAAATGTATTACGCGATTTAAAAATTAAAAGATCAACGCAGATGGCGCCCGCTAACAAAATATATAAGGCTGGGATTACAGGATATCCAAACGCTTTGTAGGGGCGTGGGGTGGCAGGTTCTTTTTTACGAAGATAAAATAAAGCCGAAATGGTAATGATGTAAAAAACAAGCGAGGCAAAAGTACAATAATCGAGCAGCGAACCGTAAGAGCCGCTTAAACAAAGGATGGAAGCCCAGAAAGCCTGTAACCAAAGGGCTTTTGAAGGAACAGAGTACTTATTTAAGTAAGAAGCCGATTTAAAAAACAAACCTTCTTTTGACATAGCCTGGAATAGCCGGGCGCCTTGCAGAATGAGTCCATTGTTACAGCCAAATGTAGAGATCATAATGAGTAAAGCCATTATGGAAGAAGAAACATCTCCGAAAACGGGAAACATTGCGGCAGATCCTACGCGGTCGTTTTGTGCGTATTCTATACCGCGCTCTATAACAGTTTGACCATCTGGCGAACCAAGGGCTGGCAGGATCATAAAGTACGCAACGTTTGCCAGAAGGTAAAGCAGGGTTACAATAAGAACACCAATTAATAAACCCAGTGGAATATTTTTCTGAGGCTGTTTAATTTCTCCGGCAATAAAGGTAACGTTGTTCCAGGCATCACTACTGAATAGAGATCCAATAAGGGCAACGCCAAGCGCACTTATCAAAGCTGTCAAGTTAAATCCCTTTTCTCCCAGCGGATCAGCCGGATTTCTAAACGGAAGTTCTAAATTGGTATGCCAATAGCCGCTTTTATAGCCAACTACAAATCCCACTGAAATTAATGCAAAGAGGGCGAGCAACTTGGTGCTGGTAAAAATGCGTTGTATGATTTTTCCGTTGTTAATGCCAAGTGTATTTAAATAGGTGAGAAAAATAATGCTGCCTACGCCCAAAAGCTGCGTGGTAGAAATATAAAAATTACCAAGCGGAATAGCCACGTGCGAT is a genomic window of Sphingobacteriaceae bacterium containing:
- the hutH gene encoding histidine ammonia-lyase, whose translation is MTFTIDHTKRLTLEELSNFLKDKDATVELSAASKKAVSDCRAYLDNKMKSNDGPIYGINTGFGSLCNVIIPDKDLEQLQENLVKSHACGMGEEVPQEIVKLMLFLKIQSLSYGKSGVQLETVEHLCELINHKIYPVVYQQGSLGASGDLAPLAHLCLPILGMGKVNYKGSQVDTRTVFEQKNIKAIKLKSKEGLALLNGTQFMSAYGIYCLLKSHTLNKAADVITALSIDAFDSRIDPFKDHLHTIRAHSGQLQTAQAIRRHLEGSEIITKHKEQVQDPYSFRCVPQVHGATKDTVNYVTSVFETEINSVTDNPTIFQEEDEILSGGNFHGQPLALALDFLCIAMAELGSISERRTYLLISGQRGLPAFLTPNPGLNSGFMIPQYTAASIVSQSKQLCTPASVDSIVSSNGQEDHVSMGANAATKCYLVVNNTEKVLAIELLNASQALEFRRPLKSSPKIEEMMAAYRKVVFVMRHDEIVHDLMHSSLQFVKSHFNEN
- a CDS encoding histidine--tRNA ligase, which produces MKPSIPKGTRDFGPVEMQKRQYIFSILRKNFQLFGYEPIETPTMENISTLTGKYGEEGDQLIFKILNSRIHEHKNKELLKQEFDLSLESPRNSEALTERALRYDLTVPFARYVVMNQGKLVFPFKRYQIQPVWRADKPQRGRYREFYQCDADVIGSNSLINELDLIALIEKSFHELQIPVLVKFNNRKILTALAEVINEPSKIIDITVAIDKLDKIGKEGVNKELAEKEISAAAIATLQPLLDFKGNNLEKVEVLRKLVGSNEAGKKGIEEIEFLLKNIPQGQANIELDITLARGLNYYTGTIFEVKANAGTFTPSILGGGRYDDLTGIFGLPNMSGVGISFGVDRIYDVMEELNVFPESISKSSSTTLLFTHFDEESQNHCIHLAAELRKNEISCEIYPDLTKKLSKQLDYANKKNVPFVCTVGSNEIEKGAYAIKHMTTGNKKELNITDMIHYIKTELHDIHN
- a CDS encoding acyl-[acyl-carrier-protein]--UDP-N-acetylglucosamine O-acyltransferase; the encoded protein is MISPLANVSPKAKIGKNVTIEAFATIYHDVEIGDNCFIHPNAVIYPDTVIGEGCKIFPGAVIGIVSQDLKYKGEKSNTVIGKNTTIREYATIHKGTADRMTTKIGDNCLIMCYTHLGHDCAIGNNVIIANNGSLAGHITVEDYVIIEGVVAAQQFVNIGAHSFVAGASLVRKSIPPYIRVAREPLQFIGVNTIGLARRGFDKEKIKQIEDIYRIIFVRGHNVSNALEIVENEIPDTETRREIVDFIRKQTDGIIKGI
- a CDS encoding UDP-3-O-[3-hydroxymyristoyl] N-acetylglucosamine deacetylase (catalyzes the zinc dependent deacetylation of UDP-(3-O-acyl)-N-acetylglucosamine to UDP-3-O-(3-hydroxytetradecanoyl)-glucosamine in the second step of lipid A biosynthesis and catalyzes the dehydration of beta-hydroxyacyl-ACP to trans-2-acyl-ACP in fatty acid biosynthesis) yields the protein MSDKQRTIKKAISVSGVGLHTGKPVTLTFNPAEENHWFKFQRVDLEGHPVIEADADLVVDTSRGTTLEKNGVRVHTTEHVLAALVGLGIDNCLIQVTGPEMPIMDGSALKFIEVLEEAGIVEQEAERDYFELTENLTFEDPIKKVEMLAVPQDEFRVTVMVDYGSEVLGTQHASMYNLGEFKNEIASCRTFVFLRELEALLAHNLIKGGDLDNAIVLVDSELPKDKLDHLRKVFNKPDVEVKGHGVLNNTKLRFFNEPARHKLLDIVGDLALVGRPMKIHVLAGRPGHAGNVDFAKKLKALAKKQKAEKDYPKVDLNATPVLNIMDIMKLLPHRQPMLLIDKIMEVSDNHVIGVKNVTLNEEFFKGHFPDNPVMPGVMLIEAMAQCGGVLVLKTVPDPENYLTYFMKIDGVKFKKMVIPGDTVVFSLNLVTPIRRGICHMRGVAYVNNKPVMEGEMMAQIVKVKGHEVKKSEPQLA
- a CDS encoding amino acid transporter, which gives rise to MSELKRSLNLFDTIMLVSGSMIGSGIFIVTADMTRVLGSPFWVMMCWIISGVITLFAALSYGELAGMMPDAGGQFIYLKRAYGKLTSFVYGWTVFTVIQTGVIAAVAVAFARFTGVFIPFFDESHVAIPLGNFYISTTQLLGVGSIIFLTYLNTLGINNGKIIQRIFTSTKLLALFALISVGFVVGYKSGYWHTNLELPFRNPADPLGEKGFNLTALISALGVALIGSLFSSDAWNNVTFIAGEIKQPQKNIPLGLLIGVLIVTLLYLLANVAYFMILPALGSPDGQTVIERGIEYAQNDRVGSAAMFPVFGDVSSSIMALLIMISTFGCNNGLILQGARLFQAMSKEGLFFKSASYLNKYSVPSKALWLQAFWASILCLSGSYGSLLDYCTFASLVFYIITISALFYLRKKEPATPRPYKAFGYPVIPALYILLAGAICVDLLIFKSRNTFLGLAIMAIGIPVYYFFNKGKNDQKLPE